One Aliidiomarina minuta genomic region harbors:
- the dnaJ gene encoding molecular chaperone DnaJ, translated as MAKPDYYEALGVAKDADEREIKKAYKRMAMKFHPDRTKGDKDLEAKFKDVKEAYEVLSNPGKRQAYDQYGHAAFDQSRGGFGGAGGGAGGADFSDIFGDVFGDIFGGGRRGGPQSRGQRGADLRYNLDMSLEEAVRGKTVDLEIPTLAECGDCGGSGAEKGSKAETCDYCHGAGQIQMRQGFFAVQQACPKCGGSGKIIKNPCKSCHGAGRVEKTKTLNVKIPAGVDTGDRIRLSGEGEAGEHGAPSGDLYVQVNVREHSIFKRDGSNLHCEVPISFTHAALGGEVEVPTLDGKVKLKIPTETQTGRSFRLRGKGVTSVRNGVTGDLICKAVVETPVNLSDAQKALLRELDDSMGKGDEAARYRPKERGFFDGVKKFFDDLTR; from the coding sequence ATGGCAAAACCGGATTATTATGAAGCCCTGGGCGTCGCAAAAGACGCTGACGAGCGGGAGATAAAAAAAGCCTACAAACGTATGGCGATGAAATTTCACCCGGATCGCACCAAAGGTGATAAGGACCTGGAGGCTAAATTCAAGGATGTGAAAGAAGCCTATGAAGTACTGAGCAACCCGGGTAAACGCCAGGCGTATGATCAGTATGGCCACGCAGCCTTTGATCAGTCACGTGGTGGTTTTGGTGGTGCAGGCGGTGGCGCCGGTGGTGCTGATTTCTCAGACATATTTGGTGATGTATTTGGTGATATTTTTGGCGGTGGTCGCCGGGGCGGTCCGCAAAGTCGCGGTCAACGCGGTGCTGATCTTCGCTACAATCTGGATATGTCACTGGAAGAAGCCGTCCGCGGTAAAACAGTGGATCTGGAAATACCAACCTTAGCTGAGTGCGGTGATTGTGGTGGTAGTGGCGCTGAAAAAGGCTCTAAAGCTGAAACCTGTGACTATTGTCATGGCGCTGGTCAGATTCAGATGCGTCAGGGCTTTTTTGCCGTGCAGCAGGCCTGTCCAAAATGTGGCGGTAGCGGTAAAATCATTAAAAACCCATGTAAAAGCTGCCATGGCGCAGGTCGCGTAGAGAAAACTAAAACTCTGAATGTGAAAATTCCTGCGGGTGTTGATACCGGTGATCGTATTCGTCTTTCCGGCGAAGGCGAGGCAGGAGAGCACGGGGCGCCGTCCGGAGATCTTTATGTTCAGGTAAATGTACGTGAACACAGTATTTTCAAACGTGACGGTAGTAACCTGCATTGTGAAGTACCGATTAGCTTTACCCATGCTGCATTAGGTGGCGAGGTTGAAGTGCCTACGTTAGACGGTAAAGTGAAATTGAAGATACCGACTGAGACACAAACTGGACGTTCATTCCGGCTGCGAGGAAAAGGTGTTACTTCAGTACGTAACGGGGTTACTGGCGATCTGATTTGCAAAGCGGTGGTAGAAACACCAGTCAACCTTTCTGATGCTCAGAAAGCTCTGCTAAGAGAGCTTGATGATTCGATGGGTAAAGGCGATGAAGCGGCTCGTTACCGGCCTAAAGAGCGCGGTTTTTTTGATGGTGTTAAAAAATTCTTTGATGATTTGACCCGTTAA
- a CDS encoding M48 family metallopeptidase → MKLVTKKLALTLVSLCVLAACSTSPTGRSQLTLLPSSQLNSMGADSFQQIKQQEQVSDDPAANAYVQCLTDAIVEVLPEKYADQSWEVVVFESEMVNAFALPGGYLGVYTGMIRLAENQHQLAAVMGHEVGHVMAEHSSERLSGNLLVGGLLMGADFALSDRPTSQRALIMAGLGLGAQVGYMLPYSRAHESEADEIGLDLMAKAGFDPEEAPKLWERMQEMSDGGGPPELLSTHPSPSTRIRALSRQVPDVMGDYEARLAQGPAPQCERPAWADEPVEEG, encoded by the coding sequence ATGAAATTAGTCACGAAAAAGCTAGCGCTTACGCTAGTGAGCCTGTGTGTCCTGGCTGCCTGTTCTACTTCCCCGACGGGGCGTTCGCAGCTGACTCTGCTTCCTTCTTCGCAGCTCAACTCAATGGGCGCTGACTCTTTTCAGCAAATTAAGCAACAGGAACAGGTTTCTGACGATCCAGCGGCCAACGCTTATGTGCAATGCCTGACCGATGCCATTGTAGAAGTTTTACCCGAAAAGTATGCAGACCAAAGTTGGGAAGTCGTAGTTTTTGAATCTGAAATGGTCAATGCTTTTGCTCTACCCGGTGGTTATCTCGGTGTTTACACAGGTATGATTCGCCTCGCTGAAAACCAACACCAGTTGGCAGCAGTGATGGGTCATGAAGTGGGTCATGTAATGGCTGAACATAGTTCCGAACGTTTATCCGGAAATCTGTTGGTTGGCGGACTACTCATGGGTGCCGATTTTGCGCTTTCTGACCGCCCAACTTCGCAGCGCGCTCTTATTATGGCTGGGCTGGGGTTAGGTGCTCAGGTAGGTTATATGCTTCCTTACAGCAGAGCTCATGAGTCTGAGGCTGATGAGATAGGTCTGGATTTGATGGCTAAGGCGGGTTTTGACCCTGAAGAAGCGCCTAAGTTATGGGAACGAATGCAAGAGATGTCAGACGGTGGGGGTCCCCCTGAGTTGCTTTCGACGCATCCGTCACCATCTACCCGTATCCGAGCTTTGAGTCGTCAGGTTCCGGATGTTATGGGTGATTATGAGGCGCGTCTTGCACAGGGGCCAGCTCCTCAATGCGAGCGTCCTGCCTGGGCTGACGAGCCGGTCGAAGAGGGCTAA
- a CDS encoding dicarboxylate/amino acid:cation symporter, producing the protein MIKIWFAIPFWQRVLGGFAAGALLGVVAADTAVQMQPLGQLFIQAIQMLVVPLIFCAIVSAITSLQAHTNVARLATKTIGLFLFTAFLASLIGLGVGTAFDLTPATELTAAEVTERDIPAFSQVLLNFVPSNPFAAMVEGRVLQIIVFAALVGIAINQLKEKAEPARAFFSSGADIMFQITRMVLELTPIGVFGLMAWVVGSYGLETLMPLGKFIVAIYVACLIHIVFVYGALVKFGARMNPWHFLKAIFSTQVVAYTTSSSYGTLPATYKTTTERLGVNKDYASFSLPLGATINMDGCGGIYPAIAAIFIAHLYGIPLGVTEYIIITLTATIAAVGTAGVPGSAMVMLTVTLTAVGLPLEGIAFIAAVDRIIDMMRTATNVTGDMVVSSVVARSEGLIDDSVVLDTESAELTEARESH; encoded by the coding sequence ATGATCAAAATATGGTTTGCTATTCCTTTCTGGCAACGGGTGTTAGGTGGTTTTGCTGCAGGTGCGCTATTAGGCGTTGTGGCAGCTGATACTGCGGTGCAGATGCAGCCGTTGGGCCAATTATTTATTCAGGCAATTCAGATGCTTGTCGTGCCTCTCATCTTTTGCGCTATCGTCAGTGCTATTACCAGTTTGCAGGCGCACACTAATGTAGCGCGACTGGCGACTAAGACCATCGGCCTGTTCCTGTTTACAGCCTTTCTGGCCAGTTTAATCGGGCTGGGAGTGGGCACCGCTTTTGATTTAACACCTGCTACCGAACTAACCGCAGCCGAGGTGACTGAACGCGATATCCCGGCATTCAGTCAGGTGCTGCTCAACTTTGTGCCCAGTAATCCTTTTGCGGCCATGGTCGAAGGCCGGGTACTGCAAATCATTGTGTTCGCGGCCCTGGTGGGCATAGCCATCAACCAGCTAAAAGAGAAAGCAGAACCGGCGCGGGCTTTTTTCAGCTCAGGTGCTGACATTATGTTCCAGATCACCCGCATGGTGCTGGAGTTAACTCCGATAGGTGTCTTTGGCCTGATGGCCTGGGTAGTGGGTAGTTATGGCCTGGAAACTCTAATGCCCCTGGGTAAATTTATTGTCGCTATTTATGTGGCCTGCCTGATACATATTGTCTTCGTATACGGTGCGCTGGTTAAGTTTGGCGCCAGAATGAATCCCTGGCATTTCCTGAAGGCGATATTTTCCACTCAGGTTGTGGCCTATACGACTTCAAGCAGCTATGGCACCTTACCAGCTACTTATAAAACCACGACAGAACGCCTGGGTGTTAATAAAGACTACGCCAGTTTTTCACTGCCTTTAGGCGCGACTATTAATATGGACGGTTGCGGTGGTATTTATCCAGCGATAGCGGCTATTTTCATCGCACATCTTTATGGCATTCCGCTGGGGGTGACTGAGTACATAATCATCACTTTAACAGCTACGATAGCGGCGGTAGGAACGGCTGGCGTTCCTGGCTCTGCGATGGTGATGTTGACCGTGACGTTGACAGCGGTGGGCTTGCCTCTGGAAGGCATCGCATTTATTGCCGCGGTAGACCGAATTATAGATATGATGCGCACCGCCACGAATGTAACCGGTGATATGGTAGTGTCTAGCGTAGTTGCACGTTCTGAGGGATTAATTGATGATTCCGTTGTGTTAGATACAGAGTCGGCAGAACTAACTGAAGCCAGGGAAAGTCACTGA
- a CDS encoding TonB-dependent receptor has product MSHSRLIMQALSISSCVMMLTSNLALANEEKEEATTEKSSTYVEVITVQGEKRNRSMQETTSSVAVTTAQRIEQENLVGLSDVLSRTVNVSQMYGERGYTIRGISDESSSANPLATIYVDGAAIPGQINDAAPTDLWDIAQVEILRGPQSTVQGENSLAGAIILRTQDPTMDWSGKIRGQWSDPNDRRLAFAGGGPLLDDQLAFRLAVEKRDFDGFIYNPTLDTQEDPVDSLVSRFKLLWTPDFLPGLTARLSLMRDDREGPYMFNYARIDVDDFYDNRINTSNRPNTSDVTTDVQTLEVDYVFNQNWSLSSVSSKTDSDALRFFDIDVTAEDISYGMFDEAFSNRSQEFRLQFDYPAVSGLVGAYWSSREIDSYADRMATLPTPVNTIVTVLEGSGVDSDTANQFANQYAEALPQIPVAYLSDGPSKSTNRSVFADIEYRLLDDVALLAGFRYDNEEYTFQSTTSADFSGVLPDPGDYGAEDSASYRLITGINNAVLDMVARAGSETPASTRDFNAFLPKLGIRWDYAEDDSLAFTVQRAYRSGGSAFNLARGEVFAYEPEYTTNYEFAWRSRLANNLFISSNLYYVDWTDKQVNAQFGLNTYDSHTVNAGRAHLYGIELETRQYLNNYIDWYASYAYSRTQFDEFEVVDGATINDHAGREFIFAPKHTAALGMNLYWGQNWTANVNANYRSAALMSTGSDNKADARTVVNSKLSYETLDWSVYLFANNVFDKTYIEYRRMDIPYAVLGAPRVVGIGMQYQF; this is encoded by the coding sequence ATGTCGCATTCACGCTTAATTATGCAGGCATTATCCATCAGTAGCTGTGTGATGATGCTGACAAGTAACCTGGCACTGGCCAATGAAGAGAAAGAAGAGGCTACCACCGAGAAAAGCAGTACCTATGTTGAAGTGATTACCGTGCAAGGGGAGAAACGCAATCGATCGATGCAGGAAACCACCAGCAGTGTCGCCGTAACCACGGCGCAGCGGATTGAACAGGAAAACTTAGTTGGGTTATCGGATGTGCTCAGTCGCACCGTGAATGTCTCGCAAATGTACGGTGAGCGCGGGTATACCATACGTGGCATCAGCGATGAATCCAGTTCAGCCAATCCACTCGCGACTATTTATGTGGACGGAGCCGCTATCCCAGGTCAAATCAATGATGCCGCTCCGACCGACCTGTGGGATATTGCTCAAGTCGAGATACTTCGCGGACCGCAGTCGACAGTTCAGGGAGAGAACTCATTAGCGGGCGCTATTATTCTGCGTACCCAGGACCCGACTATGGATTGGTCAGGTAAAATTCGCGGGCAATGGTCAGATCCCAATGACCGTCGTCTTGCTTTTGCTGGCGGCGGCCCTTTACTGGATGATCAACTGGCGTTCCGGTTGGCGGTAGAAAAACGTGATTTTGATGGTTTCATTTATAATCCAACCCTGGATACTCAAGAAGATCCGGTCGACTCTCTGGTCAGCCGTTTTAAACTTTTGTGGACCCCCGATTTTCTGCCCGGGCTCACGGCTCGTTTATCCTTGATGCGCGATGACCGTGAAGGTCCCTACATGTTTAATTATGCGCGTATTGATGTCGATGATTTTTATGATAACCGGATAAATACTTCGAATCGTCCCAATACATCTGATGTGACGACGGATGTTCAGACTCTGGAAGTTGACTACGTTTTTAATCAAAACTGGTCATTATCTTCGGTGAGTTCTAAAACAGATTCTGATGCACTGCGTTTCTTTGATATTGACGTAACTGCAGAAGATATTTCATATGGTATGTTTGATGAAGCGTTCAGCAATCGCTCGCAGGAATTTCGTTTGCAGTTTGATTATCCTGCGGTCAGTGGCCTGGTAGGGGCTTATTGGTCATCACGAGAAATTGATAGTTATGCAGATCGCATGGCTACGCTACCCACCCCAGTAAATACTATAGTTACTGTATTGGAAGGAAGCGGAGTTGATAGTGACACGGCAAATCAATTTGCCAATCAGTATGCTGAGGCACTTCCGCAAATTCCAGTGGCTTATTTAAGCGATGGTCCCAGTAAATCGACCAATCGTTCGGTATTTGCCGATATTGAATATCGACTGCTTGATGATGTGGCCTTGTTAGCTGGTTTTCGTTATGACAATGAAGAATATACTTTCCAGTCGACGACCTCCGCGGATTTTTCCGGCGTATTGCCTGACCCAGGCGATTATGGTGCCGAAGACTCCGCTTCCTATCGCCTGATTACCGGCATTAATAATGCGGTATTAGATATGGTCGCTCGTGCAGGCAGTGAAACTCCTGCCAGTACACGTGATTTCAATGCATTTTTACCTAAATTAGGCATACGCTGGGATTATGCCGAGGATGATTCGCTGGCCTTTACTGTGCAACGCGCCTATCGCTCGGGTGGCAGTGCTTTTAACCTGGCGCGTGGAGAAGTTTTTGCGTATGAACCTGAGTATACCACCAACTATGAGTTTGCCTGGCGTAGTCGGTTAGCCAACAATTTGTTTATCAGCAGTAACCTGTATTACGTGGACTGGACCGATAAACAGGTGAACGCGCAGTTTGGACTCAACACCTATGATTCGCACACCGTAAACGCGGGCAGAGCACACCTGTATGGAATTGAGCTGGAAACCCGCCAGTATCTGAATAACTACATCGACTGGTATGCTTCTTATGCGTATTCCCGGACTCAATTCGATGAATTTGAAGTGGTGGACGGGGCGACCATTAATGATCATGCAGGTCGTGAGTTTATCTTCGCCCCTAAACATACCGCGGCGCTGGGAATGAATCTTTACTGGGGGCAAAACTGGACTGCGAATGTGAATGCGAACTATCGTAGTGCGGCATTGATGAGTACCGGAAGTGACAATAAAGCTGACGCCCGCACAGTTGTTAATAGCAAATTAAGCTATGAAACTCTGGACTGGTCGGTGTATTTATTTGCTAACAATGTGTTTGATAAAACATATATCGAATACCGTAGAATGGATATTCCATATGCTGTTTTAGGGGCACCCCGTGTGGTAGGGATTGGTATGCAATACCAGTTCTGA
- the dapB gene encoding 4-hydroxy-tetrahydrodipicolinate reductase, whose translation MSTRVKIAVLGASGRMGQQLIKAILADSGSELVAAVTHSQSSALGKDVGSLIGTTEAGLTVTHELTAAAKAADVLVDFSLPLALAGNLTVAKQTKTPIVICTTGLSEQQNQDLQRVAEETAVLYAANTSLGVNLLRELVRTASKALGTKADIEILEAHHTAKRDAPSGTALALGEAAAEGRNQVLSDVAEYQRNFSDQAHRPGSIGFATLRAGDIVGEHTVYLVLGGERLELTHRVADRKTFAEGALNAALWLNGKKAGFYSMNHVLGLDE comes from the coding sequence GTGAGTACAAGGGTCAAAATAGCCGTTTTAGGCGCTTCAGGTCGCATGGGTCAACAGTTGATTAAAGCCATTCTGGCGGATTCGGGCAGCGAGCTGGTAGCAGCGGTAACCCATAGCCAGTCATCAGCCTTAGGTAAGGATGTAGGTAGCCTGATAGGCACGACCGAAGCTGGTCTGACCGTTACCCATGAGCTGACAGCGGCAGCCAAAGCAGCGGATGTGTTGGTGGATTTTTCTTTACCGCTGGCATTAGCCGGTAATCTGACGGTAGCCAAACAAACAAAAACACCAATTGTTATTTGCACTACCGGGTTGAGTGAGCAGCAAAACCAGGATTTACAGCGGGTAGCTGAAGAAACCGCAGTCTTGTACGCGGCTAACACCAGTCTGGGTGTGAATTTGTTACGCGAGTTAGTACGTACTGCCAGTAAGGCGCTAGGTACTAAAGCAGATATTGAAATTCTGGAAGCGCACCATACGGCGAAGCGTGATGCACCTTCAGGGACAGCACTGGCTTTAGGAGAGGCTGCGGCAGAAGGCCGCAATCAGGTACTTAGCGACGTGGCCGAATATCAGCGTAACTTTAGCGACCAGGCTCACCGGCCAGGTAGCATTGGTTTTGCGACCTTACGGGCTGGCGATATTGTAGGTGAACATACTGTATATCTGGTGTTAGGTGGCGAACGTCTGGAGCTCACGCACCGGGTGGCAGATCGTAAAACCTTCGCTGAAGGGGCCCTGAATGCAGCACTTTGGCTGAATGGCAAAAAGGCAGGCTTTTATAGCATGAATCATGTTTTGGGACTGGACGAATAG
- the carA gene encoding glutamine-hydrolyzing carbamoyl-phosphate synthase small subunit, translating to MSITARKAARKAILVLADGTEFHGTAIGATGQAVGEVVFNTAMTGYQEILTDPSYAEQIVTLTYPHIGNYGTNDQDIESEQVWAKALVIRDLSLLASNFRNQQSLDDYLKANNISGIADIDTRRLTNHLRTHGAQGGCVLSVESGEVPDIEQAKQAAANFPGLKGMDLAKLASCEAAHPWTEMSWQLEQGYNTQKDTDFHVVAYDYGIKLNILRMLADRGCRITVVPAQTPAQEVLAMKPDGVFLSNGPGDPAACDYAVQAIKVFLEKSLPVFGICLGHQLLALALGAQTEKMKFGHHGANHPVLDIERGVVMITSQNHGFAVQESSLPANLKATHKSLFDGSLQGIHATDKPAFSFQGHPEASPGPHDAAPLFDHFIELMQEHTAKQPEQA from the coding sequence TTGAGCATTACTGCGAGAAAAGCCGCGCGAAAAGCGATACTGGTTCTCGCTGACGGCACTGAGTTCCATGGTACGGCCATTGGAGCTACGGGACAGGCCGTTGGTGAAGTTGTTTTTAATACCGCCATGACAGGCTATCAGGAAATATTGACTGACCCCTCCTACGCTGAACAAATAGTTACTCTCACTTACCCCCATATAGGCAACTACGGCACTAACGATCAGGATATAGAATCCGAACAAGTCTGGGCCAAAGCATTAGTTATTCGTGATTTATCTTTATTAGCCAGTAACTTCCGCAATCAACAATCTCTCGACGATTATCTGAAAGCCAATAATATCTCCGGTATTGCCGATATCGACACACGTCGGTTGACCAATCACCTGCGTACGCACGGTGCTCAGGGCGGCTGTGTGTTAAGCGTTGAGTCTGGAGAAGTTCCCGATATTGAGCAGGCAAAACAGGCCGCTGCCAATTTTCCAGGTCTGAAAGGAATGGATTTAGCCAAGCTTGCCAGTTGTGAGGCGGCACATCCCTGGACTGAAATGTCCTGGCAACTTGAGCAGGGCTATAATACGCAAAAAGACACCGATTTTCATGTAGTCGCTTATGACTATGGTATTAAGCTGAATATCCTGCGTATGTTGGCGGATCGCGGTTGTCGCATTACTGTGGTACCGGCGCAGACACCCGCTCAGGAAGTGTTGGCTATGAAGCCGGATGGGGTTTTCTTATCGAATGGTCCAGGCGACCCTGCAGCCTGTGACTATGCAGTGCAGGCGATTAAAGTATTTCTAGAGAAATCTTTACCGGTATTTGGTATTTGCCTTGGTCATCAGTTACTGGCGCTGGCGTTAGGGGCTCAGACTGAGAAAATGAAATTTGGTCATCATGGCGCCAACCATCCCGTACTCGATATTGAACGGGGTGTGGTTATGATTACCAGTCAGAACCATGGTTTTGCCGTGCAGGAAAGCTCTTTACCGGCGAACCTTAAAGCCACCCATAAATCACTCTTTGACGGCTCCTTGCAGGGCATTCACGCGACGGATAAACCGGCCTTCAGTTTTCAGGGACACCCTGAAGCCAGTCCAGGACCGCATGACGCTGCCCCCTTGTTCGATCATTTTATCGAACTGATGCAGGAACATACCGCCAAGCAGCCTGAACAGGCTTAA
- the carB gene encoding carbamoyl-phosphate synthase large subunit — MPKRTDIKSILIIGAGPIVIGQACEFDYSGAQACKALREEGYRVILVNSNPATIMTDPEMADVTYIEPIQWEVVEKIIQIEKPDAILPTMGGQTALNCALELEQYGVLEKYNVEMIGATADAIGKAEDRDRFDKAMKAIGLETPQAEIAHSMEEAFGAQERLGFPCIIRPSYTMGGSGGGIAYNREEFEEICRRGLALSRNNELLIDKSLIGWKEYEMEVVRDKNDNCIIVCTIENIDPMGVHTGDSITVAPAQTLTDKEFQIMRNAAMAVLREIGVETGGSNVQFGVCPDTGRLVVIEMNPRVSRSSALASKATGFPIAKVAAKLAVGYTLDELENEITGGITPASFEPAIDYVVTKIPRFNFEKFAGANDRLTTQMKSVGEVMAIGRNQQESLQKAMRGLELGFSGFDSLVDLTDREAAKATIIRELKEPGAERLWYIGDAFRFGLSVDDVFELTRIDRWYLVQIEELVKLEDEVCQLGMAGLDEDTLRYLKRKGFADERLASLLDVSEGEVRKRRELHSIFPVYKRVDTCAGEFASETAYMYSTYDEECESRPTDRDKIMVIGGGPNRIGQGIEFDYCCVHAALAMREDGYETIMVNCNPETVSTDYDTSDRLYFESITLEDVLEIVRIEKPKGVIVQYGGQTPLKLARELEANGVPIIGTSPDSIDRAEDRKRFQTAVERLGLKQPENSTVTNYDEAMVESRRIGYPLIVRPSYVLGGRAMEIVYDEPDLRRYLTEAVKVSNDAPVLLDRFLDNAIEVDIDAICDGEDVLIGGIMQHIEQAGVHSGDSACSLPPYSLSDVLQAELREQVRKLAFELNVRGLMNTQFAIKENDIYLIEVNPRAARTVPFVSKATGVPLAKVAARVMAGQSLKEQGYTNEVIPPYYSVKEVVVPFAKFQGVDPIRGPEMRSTGEVMGVGESFEEAYAKANLACGQALPRKGKALLSVREGDKSRVTDLARGLIALGFEVEATGGTGAWLKDQGVTCSIVNKLQEGRPNIVDAIKNGEYSYIINTVEGRQAIEDSVYIRREALLNKVIYTTTLNAGFATVKAHTVDDRARVSSVQDLHKRVKEA, encoded by the coding sequence ATGCCAAAACGTACAGATATAAAAAGCATTTTAATCATAGGCGCTGGCCCTATCGTAATAGGTCAGGCCTGTGAGTTTGACTACTCAGGTGCTCAGGCGTGCAAGGCTTTGCGCGAAGAGGGTTACCGGGTCATTCTGGTCAACTCGAATCCAGCCACTATTATGACTGATCCTGAAATGGCCGATGTGACTTACATCGAACCTATTCAGTGGGAAGTGGTTGAAAAAATCATTCAGATTGAAAAGCCAGATGCCATCTTACCTACTATGGGTGGGCAGACGGCGCTGAATTGTGCGCTTGAGCTGGAGCAGTACGGTGTATTGGAAAAATACAATGTTGAAATGATAGGTGCTACCGCCGATGCGATAGGCAAAGCGGAAGACCGTGATCGTTTTGATAAAGCTATGAAAGCTATTGGTCTGGAAACACCGCAGGCTGAAATTGCCCACAGTATGGAAGAAGCTTTCGGAGCTCAGGAACGTCTGGGTTTTCCCTGTATTATCCGACCGTCTTACACTATGGGCGGCAGCGGCGGAGGCATAGCCTACAACCGTGAAGAATTTGAAGAAATCTGTCGTCGTGGTCTGGCACTGTCACGCAACAATGAGCTTTTGATCGACAAGTCGCTGATTGGCTGGAAAGAATATGAAATGGAAGTGGTGCGGGACAAAAATGATAACTGCATCATTGTCTGTACCATCGAAAATATCGACCCTATGGGTGTGCACACCGGTGACTCTATCACCGTGGCTCCGGCGCAAACCCTGACCGATAAAGAATTTCAGATCATGCGTAATGCCGCCATGGCTGTACTGCGTGAAATCGGCGTCGAGACAGGCGGTTCCAACGTGCAGTTTGGCGTTTGCCCGGATACCGGTCGCCTGGTGGTTATTGAGATGAATCCCCGAGTCAGCCGTTCATCGGCGCTGGCCTCTAAAGCGACAGGTTTCCCAATTGCTAAAGTGGCGGCCAAGCTGGCGGTGGGTTACACCCTGGATGAGCTGGAAAATGAGATCACCGGTGGCATAACGCCTGCTTCATTCGAACCGGCCATTGATTATGTAGTGACTAAAATTCCACGCTTTAACTTTGAGAAATTTGCCGGTGCCAATGACCGTCTGACGACACAAATGAAATCGGTAGGCGAAGTCATGGCGATAGGGCGCAACCAGCAGGAATCCTTGCAAAAAGCCATGCGTGGTCTTGAGTTAGGGTTCAGTGGATTTGATTCACTGGTTGACCTGACTGACCGTGAAGCAGCCAAAGCCACTATTATTCGTGAGTTAAAAGAACCCGGTGCTGAGCGTCTTTGGTATATAGGTGATGCGTTCCGTTTTGGTCTGAGCGTAGACGATGTCTTTGAGTTAACTCGCATTGACCGCTGGTATCTGGTGCAGATAGAAGAACTCGTTAAGCTTGAAGACGAAGTCTGTCAGCTGGGCATGGCCGGCCTCGACGAAGACACTTTACGTTATCTGAAGCGCAAAGGCTTTGCGGATGAGCGTTTGGCCAGTCTGCTGGATGTCAGCGAAGGCGAAGTACGCAAGCGACGTGAGCTGCATTCCATCTTCCCCGTGTACAAACGCGTTGATACTTGCGCTGGTGAGTTTGCCTCAGAAACCGCTTATATGTATTCAACCTATGATGAAGAATGCGAGTCCCGGCCGACTGATCGCGATAAAATCATGGTGATCGGTGGTGGTCCTAACCGCATTGGCCAGGGCATTGAATTTGATTACTGCTGTGTGCATGCAGCGCTGGCGATGCGTGAGGATGGTTATGAAACCATCATGGTGAACTGCAATCCGGAAACGGTTTCTACCGACTACGACACCTCGGATCGTCTGTATTTTGAATCTATTACGCTGGAAGATGTACTGGAAATTGTACGTATTGAGAAACCTAAAGGCGTCATAGTGCAGTATGGTGGGCAGACTCCACTTAAGCTGGCACGTGAGTTGGAAGCTAACGGCGTGCCTATTATAGGCACCTCACCGGACTCTATTGACCGCGCTGAAGATCGCAAAAGATTCCAGACAGCCGTTGAGCGTTTAGGCTTAAAACAGCCTGAAAACTCAACAGTCACTAATTATGATGAGGCTATGGTTGAGTCGCGTCGTATTGGCTATCCGCTGATAGTGCGTCCTTCCTATGTACTGGGTGGTCGTGCCATGGAAATTGTTTACGATGAGCCGGATCTGCGCCGTTATCTGACGGAAGCGGTAAAAGTGTCAAATGACGCACCTGTGTTACTGGACCGCTTTCTGGATAATGCGATTGAAGTGGATATTGATGCCATTTGTGATGGTGAAGATGTGCTGATTGGCGGCATCATGCAGCATATAGAACAGGCAGGCGTGCACTCCGGTGACTCAGCCTGTTCGTTGCCGCCGTATTCACTGAGCGATGTGTTGCAGGCAGAACTGCGTGAGCAGGTGCGTAAACTGGCCTTTGAGCTTAATGTACGTGGCCTGATGAACACTCAGTTTGCGATTAAAGAAAACGATATTTATCTGATTGAAGTGAATCCGCGTGCTGCACGTACGGTGCCTTTTGTGTCTAAAGCCACGGGTGTGCCTTTAGCGAAAGTAGCGGCCCGGGTGATGGCAGGTCAGAGTCTGAAAGAGCAAGGGTACACAAACGAAGTGATACCGCCCTATTATTCAGTTAAAGAAGTGGTGGTGCCTTTTGCCAAGTTCCAGGGCGTAGATCCTATTCGCGGTCCGGAAATGCGTTCCACGGGTGAAGTCATGGGCGTAGGTGAGAGCTTTGAAGAAGCTTATGCCAAGGCTAACCTGGCCTGTGGTCAGGCACTGCCGCGTAAAGGCAAGGCTTTGCTCTCAGTGCGTGAAGGCGATAAGAGTCGGGTCACTGATTTGGCTCGTGGCCTGATAGCACTTGGTTTTGAAGTCGAAGCCACCGGTGGAACCGGGGCCTGGCTGAAAGACCAGGGTGTTACCTGCAGCATCGTAAATAAACTGCAAGAAGGGCGCCCGAATATTGTTGATGCTATTAAAAATGGCGAGTATAGCTATATAATCAATACCGTTGAAGGTCGCCAGGCGATTGAAGATTCGGTTTACATTCGACGTGAAGCGCTATTGAATAAAGTGATATACACCACCACGTTAAATGCAGGGTTTGCTACAGTTAAAGCACATACTGTAGATGACCGGGCTCGGGTGAGTTCGGTTCAGGATTTACATAAGAGGGTAAAGGAAGCATGA